The genomic region AGCTGGACTAGCAGGGCCAACAGCAAAATCCCCTGTACCAGAAGCCCCCCCAGGCTATAGAACAAAAAACCCTCCAGTTCCTTCAAGTCGGCAATGAGCCGCCCGGTGAGCCCGCCAGACGAGGACGGAAGGGCCATCAGGTCGGTATTTAGCAGGTGTTCGAACACCCGCTCCCGCCAAACCGCCGGGATCTTGACCGAAAGGTAGCCCATAAAGGCTTCCAGCGCATACCCGCTTACCACCAGCAACAAAAGCAGAGCAGCCCCCACCCAAAGCACCTGGCCCAAACGGTCAAACTGCCCCGAGAGCACCTGATCGAAAAGCGGTTTGACCACCTGTCCGGGTAGCCAGGCCTGCGCTACCGCGGGCAAAACCGCCAGTACCGCCGCTAGCAAAATGTGCGGCAGAAAGGGGCGCAGGAGGCGTAGGAGGTTCATGCGGAGGGGATAGGGAGCAGGGCGATAGAGGTTAGTTGCACGGGTGCGAAAACTCGACTTTATCGCGGTTCCCACCAAAAGGGCCCACGCGGTGGCTTGTATTGTAGTCCCTACAGCAAAAACCGCTGTAGGGACTATTCGTGGGAAGCGCTCTAGGAGTTAGCCAGTACATACGCCACCAGCTTATCGGCTCCGGGCCGGGCCTCGAGGCGCTCGAGTTGAGCCCGGACTTCCGAGGCCCGCCCTGGGGCCAGCAGCTCCAACCCTGCGACCGCTACCTCGGTGGGGCTAAAAACCCCCCGCAGTTCGGGGAAAACCCGCTCATTCAGCCACTGGTTGGGCAGGGCCAGGTGGGGAATACGCGAGACCAGGCCCCGCACAAAGCTTTGCTTGAGGGGTCTGGCTCCCGGCAGGTTCAAAAGCCAGTGCCAGATGCCCTCCAAAGGCAGCAGCTCTGGCTTATGCAGGGGCAGTATAACCAGGGAAGGCAGACCGGCCAGGGCCAGCTCGAGGGTGTTGGTGCCCGGAATGGTAATGGCCAGCGAGGCCTGGCGCATGGCCGCATAGCGCTCAGGCTCGTCCAGTACGGCCACCTCGAGGCCATGCTGGGTACGCAAGGCCTCCCCAACCCAGGTAGCCCCCACGCCGCCCATATCTCTGATCCACTCAGCCCCCAGGGCCTCCTGCACCACGGTCTCCGGCAAGAGCCGGCTCTTGACCCAGGCAAAGCGAAGCCCTGGCCTCTGGGCGGCCATCTGCTCGGCTGCCGCCAGCAAGAAACCCAGCAGGTAACGGGCTGCAAAGGGGCGGCTGCCCGCAAATAACAGCACATCGGCGGGCTGGGTGGGTTGCTGGGAAGCTTCGTTCAGGGCATCCACCACCAGATTCCCCACCACTACCACACGGCTGGGGTCGGCTCCTCGAGCTTGCATGGCGCTTCGGGTACGCTCAGAGTCGACCAACACCGCCCGCAGGCCAGGGTGAAAAGCCTTGGCATCGAAGGTGTAGGAAAAGGCCGGATACCCCGTAGCCCTGCCTAGCCAGATCGCATCGCGCGGTGCGCCCCCCAGCATCAGCACCACCCCTCGGCCTTTGGCTTTGCCCCGCAGTAATCGTCGAACCAGCTCCGAGCGGCCCGAAAGGGCGTCCAGCTCTAGCCCTTGAGCCTTACGTTGTTCGGTTCCGGCGGCAAACTGATCCCGGATCAGAAAGAGCTCAATGCGGGCCCCGGGCTCTTCTCGTCGCAAGCGCGACAACACCGGCGGCACCCAGGTCGAAAGCTCACCAGGGCCGTTGGTCAGCAGAAGAATCTCGTCTAGCATGTTGGGATCGGTTTTGCGGGCCTTAGTCTTCGAAGCTCGACCCTCCCCGCACAAAGCCCGACAGGTTGCGTTTGGAGGGGGCTGCTAAAAAGGCCTTCAGGGTTCGCACCTCTTCCGTATCGGGCAGGTCGTCTAAGGGCCGGCCTTCGCGCACGGCGCGAAAGGCTTGCTCGAGGGCCCGGTAGCGCTCTTTGCTAACCCCGGCCCGGCGTAGTCCCACCGTGTTGAGCCGGTAGTGCAAGGCCGGGCTGCCCTCCGCCAACGAAAAGGGCAGGATGTCGCGGGTCGGCTTGGAGAGGGCGCCCACCATGGCCCGGGTTCCAATGCGCACAAACTGGTGGATGCCGGCCAGCCCACCTACCACCGCATAATCGCCAATCTCCACGTGCCCGGCCACTGCCACGTTCTGGGTCAGGATGACCCCATTGCCCACCTGGGCATCGTGGCCTACGTGCACATAGCCCATCAGGTAGCAGTCCGAACCGATGCGGGTGGGCTGCTCTTCTCGAGTAGAGCGGTGCAAGACCACCCCCTCGCGCAATACCGTGCCCGCGCCCACCTCGAGCCAGGTCTCCTGGCCCTTGTAGCTCAGATCCTGCGGCTCGCCCCCCAGCACCGCATGGGGCCCTACCTTAACGCCTGCCGCAAGCCGTACAAAAGGGTGAACCACCGCGTGCGGCCCGATCTCCACCCCAGGGCCAAGCTCGCAAGGGCCTTCAATTACGGCATAAGGCCCAATCTTCACGTCGGAGGCCAGGTGCGCCTTGGGCGAGACCACCGCGGTAGGATGAATGGCCACTCGGCTCACGAGGCCGCGCCCCCCGCGTCCCGCAAAACAAAGGTCAGGGTGGCCTCGGCCCGCAGCTCGCCCTCCACCCTGGCCTCAACCTTTACCTTGCCCAGGCCCCGCCGGTAGGCCAGCAGTTCGCCTTCCAACACCAGGGTATCACCGGGCACCACCGGCTTTTTGAAACGGGCCTCTTCGACCCCTACCAAAAACACCAGCCCCCCCGGCTTGAACTCGGGCTGCCGGGTGACCACCGCCACCGAGCCCTGGGCCATGGCCTCGATCAGCAGCACGCCGGGCATGATGGGATAGCCGGGAAAGTGCCCCTGGAAATGGGGCTCGTTGAAGGTCACGTTCTTGAGCGCCCGAAAGCGCTTCTCGTCGGCCTCCAAGACCCGGTCAATCAGCAAGAAGGGATAGCGATGTGGCAGAAACTTGAGGATTTCGTAAATGTCCACGGCTTAATACTAAGGGGTTGGGGGTTCGGGGCTGATGGAGAGCACAACTGACGCCGCTATAGTCGGCCGGTACATCGAAGATAGGAGTTCTTTCGCTTTCGGCTTTGGGCCTTCTGCTTTACCGAGCCATCACCGGCTGCAAGGCGCTCGAGAGTTCCAGGGCCAGCTCGAGGGCTTGTAGGTCGTCCTCGAGGGTGGCTAGCGAGGGTTCCCCCTTCTGAATCCGATCTACAAAGTGTTTGAGCTGGCGGCGCAAGGGGTTGTCGTTGTGGATGGCAATTCGCTCGGTCTGCACCTGGGTGCGTCCATTGGGCTCCACCCGGTCGGGGTCGGGTTGTACGGGCGGTGAACGGTGTAGCGAAAGCTCGGTGTACTCGCTGTTAAAGTCCAGCCGCAGCACCTCGCCGGGCTGGGTTATGGTCAGGGAGCGTTCGGCTTGGGGGGAGATTCGGCTGGCCGTAAAAAGCGCCCGCGCCCCCGAGGGGAAATCCACCACCGCCTGGGCATACTCGTCCAACCCTTCCACCTGCCGCCCTACCACGCTGTAGCGCAGGGGTTTTTCCCGTAAAAGCAGCAGCACCAAGTCCAGGTCGTGGATCATCAGGTCGAGCACCACCCCGATGTCCCGGATCCGGCGATTGTTGCCCATGCGGCGGGCTTCCAGCACCCAAGGGGTATTGACCATATTCATGAGGTCGCCCACCGCTCGGTAGAAGCGCACGATATGCCCTACCTGCAAAATCACCCCCCGTCTTTCGGCCAGCCGCACCAGCTCCCGGGCTTCTTGCATGGTACGGGTCATGGGCTTTTCCAAGAGCACATGCACCCCGGCCTCTAAAAACATGCGCGCTTGTTCGTAGTGGAGGGAAGTTGGCGAGGCAATCGAGACGGCCTGTACCTTTCCTAGTAGCTCTTCGGGTCTGGAAAAGGCCGGCACTTCCAAGTCCTGCTCGATGGCGGCCTGGCGAAAGGGGTCGGGATCGGCCACCCCTACCAATCGAAC from Meiothermus sp. harbors:
- a CDS encoding sugar synthetase, which gives rise to MLDEILLLTNGPGELSTWVPPVLSRLRREEPGARIELFLIRDQFAAGTEQRKAQGLELDALSGRSELVRRLLRGKAKGRGVVLMLGGAPRDAIWLGRATGYPAFSYTFDAKAFHPGLRAVLVDSERTRSAMQARGADPSRVVVVGNLVVDALNEASQQPTQPADVLLFAGSRPFAARYLLGFLLAAAEQMAAQRPGLRFAWVKSRLLPETVVQEALGAEWIRDMGGVGATWVGEALRTQHGLEVAVLDEPERYAAMRQASLAITIPGTNTLELALAGLPSLVILPLHKPELLPLEGIWHWLLNLPGARPLKQSFVRGLVSRIPHLALPNQWLNERVFPELRGVFSPTEVAVAGLELLAPGRASEVRAQLERLEARPGADKLVAYVLANS
- the lpxA gene encoding acyl-ACP--UDP-N-acetylglucosamine O-acyltransferase; protein product: MSRVAIHPTAVVSPKAHLASDVKIGPYAVIEGPCELGPGVEIGPHAVVHPFVRLAAGVKVGPHAVLGGEPQDLSYKGQETWLEVGAGTVLREGVVLHRSTREEQPTRIGSDCYLMGYVHVGHDAQVGNGVILTQNVAVAGHVEIGDYAVVGGLAGIHQFVRIGTRAMVGALSKPTRDILPFSLAEGSPALHYRLNTVGLRRAGVSKERYRALEQAFRAVREGRPLDDLPDTEEVRTLKAFLAAPSKRNLSGFVRGGSSFED
- the fabZ gene encoding 3-hydroxyacyl-ACP dehydratase FabZ, which translates into the protein MDIYEILKFLPHRYPFLLIDRVLEADEKRFRALKNVTFNEPHFQGHFPGYPIMPGVLLIEAMAQGSVAVVTRQPEFKPGGLVFLVGVEEARFKKPVVPGDTLVLEGELLAYRRGLGKVKVEARVEGELRAEATLTFVLRDAGGAAS
- a CDS encoding Gfo/Idh/MocA family protein, which encodes MELNVGVVGVGVMGTYHAQVYAGLPGVRLVGVADPDPFRQAAIEQDLEVPAFSRPEELLGKVQAVSIASPTSLHYEQARMFLEAGVHVLLEKPMTRTMQEARELVRLAERRGVILQVGHIVRFYRAVGDLMNMVNTPWVLEARRMGNNRRIRDIGVVLDLMIHDLDLVLLLLREKPLRYSVVGRQVEGLDEYAQAVVDFPSGARALFTASRISPQAERSLTITQPGEVLRLDFNSEYTELSLHRSPPVQPDPDRVEPNGRTQVQTERIAIHNDNPLRRQLKHFVDRIQKGEPSLATLEDDLQALELALELSSALQPVMAR